Below is a window of Falco peregrinus isolate bFalPer1 chromosome 3, bFalPer1.pri, whole genome shotgun sequence DNA.
CGCGGCGTTATTCTCCTTGCGCTGCTCCGCGAGCGAGGCCGGGCGGTACCGCGGGGGCTCCGGGCTCTTTGCGCAgcggccgggggggggagggcggggggccTGGGCGGGCCGGGCGCAGtcccgggggcggggcgggggcggtggggccggggcggggcgggccgggcgcagtcccgggggcggggcgggggcggtggggccggggcggggcgggccgggcgcagtcccgggggcggggcgggtgcggcggggcgggggcggcggggccggggcggggcgggccgggcgcagtcccgggggcggggcgggggcggcggggccggggcggggcgggccgggcgcagtcccgggggcggggcgggggcggcggggccggggcgggccgggcgcaGTCCCGGGGGCGGGGCGGTCCTTCCCGCCGTGTAGGGGGCGGGCGCAGCGCGGCGCCATGGCGGCGGCTTGGCCGGAGCtggaggcggcggcgcgggagcggcggcgggagcTGGCGCTGGCGGGCGCGGCGGTGGCCGAGCGggtggcggcgggcggcgggcggctgcCGGCGGAGCTGCTGGCGCTGCCGCTGCTGCAGGCGCTGGAGCTGAGCGGGTGCGCGGCGCTGCGGGAGCTGGGCCCGGGGCTGGccgccgccctgcccgccctgcaCACGCTGGTGCTGCGCGGCAACGCGCTGGGCCCCGCCGGGCTGGGCGCGGGGCTGGGCGGGCCGCTGCCGGCCCTCCGCCTGCTCGACCTCTCGGGCAACGGGCTGgaggcgctgcccgccgcgttgggcggcgcggggggagcCCCGGCGGGCGCCCCGGCCTTCCCGCAGCTGCGCAGCCTCAACCTGAGCGGCAACcggctgcgggagctgggccCGGGGCTGGCCTGTGCCGCGCCGCAGCTGCAggcgctgctgctggccggGAACCGCCTGCGGGTGCTGCCCGGCGCGCTGCTGCCCGCGGCCGGCGCCGTCCCGGGCGGGCCCTTCCCGCTTCTCAGCCGCCTGGAGGCGGCCGACAACGAGCTGGCGGAGCTGGGCGCCGACATCGCGGCCCTGCCGGCCCTCAAGGTGGGAgcgggcccgccgccccccgcccgccccccgccgccgccgccccgctgACCGCCCCGTCCGTGTTCCCTTCCAGAGCCTGGATGTGGCCAACAAccagctgagggagctgccCGCCGCGCTGGCCGACTGCCCCCGCCTGAAGGAGGCCAACTTCAGGGGCAACCCGCTGAGGGACAAGCGGCTGGAGAAGATGGTCAACGGCTGCCAGACCAAGGCCATCCTGGAGTACctgcgggccgggggccgcgggaAGGGCAAGGCCGAGAGCGCCAGGGAGGAGGCCAGGAAgaagaagagggagaagcaCCAGAAGAAGGACGGCGGGGACGGGGAGCAGGACGAGCCGGAGGAGGTAGCCAAGTTGCTGGTGAAGGTCCTGCACGTCTCTGACAACCCGGCGCCCTTGGTGGTCAAGGCGAGCTCGGGCATCAAAGACGTTCGGCCCTTCATCGTGTGCTGCGTGCTGAAGGGAGTGAACTTAAAGCCAGGAAACGCTCTGAAGAGGTTCCTGTCTGTGCAGGTAACTGCTGCGGTCTTGTGT
It encodes the following:
- the LRRC47 gene encoding leucine-rich repeat-containing protein 47, coding for MAAAWPELEAAARERRRELALAGAAVAERVAAGGGRLPAELLALPLLQALELSGCAALRELGPGLAAALPALHTLVLRGNALGPAGLGAGLGGPLPALRLLDLSGNGLEALPAALGGAGGAPAGAPAFPQLRSLNLSGNRLRELGPGLACAAPQLQALLLAGNRLRVLPGALLPAAGAVPGGPFPLLSRLEAADNELAELGADIAALPALKSLDVANNQLRELPAALADCPRLKEANFRGNPLRDKRLEKMVNGCQTKAILEYLRAGGRGKGKAESAREEARKKKREKHQKKDGGDGEQDEPEEVAKLLVKVLHVSDNPAPLVVKASSGIKDVRPFIVCCVLKGVNLKPGNALKRFLSVQTKLHEDICEKRTAATIATHDLQLIKGPLIYDVQPPDKLKIMPLGRKEIKAKDLLRQLQLEAEEQRKQKKRQNVSGLHKYLQLLDGKDNYPCLVDAEGVVISFPPITNSEKTKIRKDTRDLFLEVTSDTSLQICKDVMDMLILKIAELNRFTLENKEDSGSDNESDPLCGPVNLNPSQNVQPMNFPLVVEQVRVVDTDGNLKVLYPSKTDLTTVSSLLTVTR